ttcccaccggatcacctacaaaatcctggtcctcacctataaagccctccaccatctggccccctcatacctcactgacctcctctccccttaccaaccctcacggtccctcagatccacctcagccggtctcctctccatccaaaagtccaacctgcgctgttttggggacagagccttctccagagcagctcccaggctctggaactccctcccccaagagatccgcacctctgagtccctcaccatcttccagtcccgcctcaagacccatctcttcacctcagcctacccatagtccacctgcccccctccctttttcatctgtatcttgttttgttctacttgttttgtttgctcgttttgttttgttatgtttttataatctaccctgccctgtaaagcgactttgagtccatgaaaagcgctatataaattcaatttattattattattattacttcctgtttagcgtttgttttcttactgtcaCCGGCATGGAGTTTGTTTTGACGATGAGTGGAGTAGTTTAAGAGCTTCGCTAGCTTCAATGAGTTTTTGTTGATAAAGACTATAATGACTTTACCAGAACTGCTGATGGACTTGTCGCAATTTTCATTGCGCTAACGTTATGGAAATTACATTTACGATAGTAATGCGGAGACTTGCTGCTGAAGTAGGAACGCTTTCTGGAAGTTACTTTACCTCGTCAAGACATGGATTAttaagttttaatttgttttactgAAAGGAAAATCGTGTAAAGGCATGAGGTAAGCTGACAACAATATATAGTTAATAGAATAGTTAATATATGATGACTGACAGCAGGATTCAACATGGCTAATGTTTGGGGAGCTAACGTcagctggtgaaaatgtaccgTTAAGTGCGGCTGGTCTGTTAGGCTCCGTGTTGCTGGTGTGgctactgttgatttgtgtaacGTAACTTTACTCTACGTGTAACGTTACAGTACTTGTCGTTAACTTTAATTTAACTGAAAACTTAACACAGATTGAGTGAAATCAGCCGCAGCAGTCAATGTATGTATGTCAATATTAACaacgtgttaaaaaaaactgttataacgttaacgttactaaatgtcttatttgaGGTAAAAATCAATCAACTAAAACGATGTTTGCTGTTCATAAATGATGTTAAGAGCTAGCTAGCAATCACCAATAACTGACATCTCAGCCGGTCTGTTAACAGTTGCTAGGCaacgtaactagctagctacctagttcaccaacttttctgtatttataattaaaaaaagaagagaaaaaatactCTATCTACTCCTACTGACGTGTGGAAAGTGATGGCAGCCTCCTGGGTCTCTTTGGTCCTTCTGGTAAAGCAGTTAGGTGCTGCACAGCTGATAACCATATTGCTGCCATAGGTGACAATTGTAAACAGTACCCTAGTAAGATGGCGGACAGTTATGCCATAAATGATGAcgtcatgtcatatctattgttctatatctatggttgtaACTTATTTCTCCCAATTTATTAGGAGAATcatgtggggtttttttttgggcATATCTGCttacttgtttttttgtgtgttttttaacagAAAAGCAAGACAGGTTTCCAATGACAGAGAAAAGTAAGTATAAATAAATTGTTACTATAATATCTTTTGCAATTTTCCGGAATAATGACCGTGGGAGTAAATAAAGATTCTCCACTTTATCTTTAATCTTCTGGTTGATAGATGGCCAcagttcttttctttgttttccacTATTGATGAGGAGGAAGTGATTTGTTAATCATTTGTTTTGTATGGTACTTGAAATTAACACAATGCCTTTGTTGAATTTAGGATttcaaaaaaaggttttaacacaacttttagaaataaaagaagaaatgcGAAGAATAGGGAAAATTGTGGAACCAGAAACTGGGTTCCACTTGTCAACCTTGGGCAGTGAAGACGAGTTTAAGTACCTAGAGAGGCAGCTGGAAAGTGGGAATACACGGACagcaatggtaaaaaaaaaaacactccaaagCAATTTTTCCACagtaaaatgctcatatttgtAATTCTATAATTAATTTGAAATATAATATGCAATTTATgactgaaacatgtttttttttgtgcatactaAGAGACTAtgagtcaaaaaaaaaacacaatatcctTGTACATTAAGATTGAGTTGAAACAATTCTATTTGACTTGGCAATACTTATAGAATAATGCTTGATATAATTTGAACAATTATAAAAAGTATGCAGCAGTATTAAAATTGTATCTGCTGAAATAAGAGTTTTATAGGGTCAGTGATGGAAAAATTGTAGGTTAATGGGCATCAACCTTTAAGGTTGGGAAATATTGGTAAAATgaagcatatactgtaatactacCTGCAAAGTACTGACATTGGCTTGTGTTGTTCAGGTGACACAGTTATGTAAAATTGGAGGGAAAAACTTAAAGGATAGCACAAGAAGAATGCTGGACAGGTAAAGCCAACATATTATGCAACATTTATCAAACCTTCTGGTGTCGATACTGAATAAGAATTTCATGTAGTCACTACGCAAATCAGAGATTTAAATGTTATGAAATGTTAATGCTTTAACTGCAATTGTTAACcactttattttgtattatactTTAGTGTTTTCACAAATTCCCTGATGTCCACGTTTAACATGAAAGGAGGAGGTCCACTACAGAAAAGATCTTTTCAATCAACTGCCTTATTCTCAGTCATCAGaggtatgtgtgtctgtttatgctaaataacagtgattctctctctctctctgtgtgtgtgtgtgtgttttttttttcactttaatgtcaatttaaaaaaaaactattgtcATTAATGTGAAATTACTGATCCAAAATATAAGAGTTTGATCATGTTCATTTTAGAAGAAAATTGGCATTTAGAGGATTTAGCATctgaagtatgtgtgtgtgtgtgtgtgtgtgtgtgtgtgtgtgtgtgtgtgtgtgtgtgtgtgtgtgtgtgtgtgtgtgtgtgtgtgtatgtatgtatgtatgtatgtatgtatgtatatatatatatatatatatatatatatatatatgtgtgtatgtatgtatgtatgtatgtgtgtatgtatgtatgtatgtatgtgtgtatatatatatatatatatatatatatatatatatatatacagtgccttgcgaaagtattcggcccccttgaacgttttgaccttttgccacatttcaggcctcaaacataaagatacaaaactgtaattttttgtgaagaatcaacaacaagtgggtcccaattatgaagtggaacgaaattcattggctatttcaaacttttttaacaaataaaaactgaaaaagtggggcgcaaaaaattattcagcccctttactttcagtgcagcaaactctctccagaagttcagtgaggatctctgaatgatccaatgttgacctaaatgactaatgatgataaatagaatccagctgtgtgtaatcaagtctccgtataaatgcacctgctctgtgatagtctcagaggtccgtgtaaaagcgcagagagcatcatgaagaacaagggacacaccaggcaggtccgagatactgttgtggagaagtttaaagctggatttggatacaaaaagatttccgaagctttaaacatcccaaggagcactgtgcaagcgataatattgaaatggaaggagtatcagaccactacaaatctacgaagacccggccatccctctaaactttcagctcatacaatgagaagactgatcagagatgcagccaagaggcccatgatcactctggatgaactgcagagatctacagctgaggtgggagactctgtccataggacaacaatcagtcgtatactgcacaaatctggcctttatggaagagtggcaagaagaaagccatttcttaaagatatccataaaaagtggcgttttaaagtttgccaaaatccacctgggagacacaccaaacatgtggaagaaggtgctctggtcagatgaaaccaaaatcgaacttttggcaacaatgcaaaacgttatgtttggcgtaaaagcaacacagctcatcaccctgaacacaccatccccactgtcaaacatggtggtggcagcatcatggtttgggcctgcttttct
The genomic region above belongs to Perca fluviatilis chromosome 24, GENO_Pfluv_1.0, whole genome shotgun sequence and contains:
- the LOC120553999 gene encoding uncharacterized protein LOC120553999, giving the protein MTERQSRTPQIRISQACRTERQSRSPQVRNPQTASRTEHQSPQVRNTQEKQDRFPMTEKRFQKKVLTQLLEIKEEMRRIGKIVEPETGFHLSTLGSEDEFKYLERQLESGNTRTAMVTQLCKIGGKNLKDSTRRMLDSVFTNSLMSTFNMKGGGPLQKRSFQSTALFSVIRGKARDSTRIQAKGAESINRGGKLTWIFSCCSQTHLREQLRPAFVWCLIG